In Bacillus cytotoxicus NVH 391-98, the following are encoded in one genomic region:
- the prpE gene encoding bis(5'-nucleosyl)-tetraphosphatase PrpE produces MKYDIMGDIHGCFQEFKTLTTKLGYNWDSGLPIHPEKRQLAFVGDITDRGPASLQMIEIVWELVIKQKQAYYAPGNHCNKLYRFFLGRNVTIAHGLETTVAEYKALSSNEQAIIKHKFIDLYEQSPLYHILDNNQLIVCHAGIRQDYIGRADKKVQTFVLYGDITGEKHPDGSPVRRDWAQNYTGNAWIVYGHTPVKEPRFVNHTVNIDTGAVFGGKLTGLRYPEMETISVPSSLPFVPEKFRPIS; encoded by the coding sequence ATGAAATATGATATTATGGGAGACATTCATGGCTGTTTTCAAGAATTCAAAACATTAACAACGAAACTTGGATATAATTGGGATAGCGGTCTTCCGATTCATCCTGAAAAGCGACAACTCGCCTTTGTTGGGGATATTACCGACCGCGGTCCAGCATCATTACAGATGATTGAAATTGTATGGGAGCTTGTAATTAAGCAAAAACAAGCTTATTATGCACCAGGAAATCATTGCAATAAATTGTATCGATTCTTTCTTGGGCGTAATGTAACAATTGCGCATGGCTTAGAAACAACTGTTGCTGAATATAAAGCTCTATCCTCTAATGAGCAAGCAATCATAAAACATAAATTTATCGACCTATATGAACAATCTCCACTCTATCACATACTTGATAACAATCAATTGATTGTATGTCACGCTGGTATAAGGCAAGATTACATAGGGAGGGCAGATAAAAAGGTTCAAACTTTTGTTTTGTATGGTGATATTACAGGTGAAAAACATCCTGATGGCTCTCCCGTTCGTCGTGATTGGGCCCAAAATTATACAGGAAATGCTTGGATTGTATATGGGCATACGCCTGTTAAAGAACCTCGTTTTGTCAATCATACAGTAAATATTGATACGGGTGCGGTCTTTGGTGGAAAACTCACTGGACTTCGCTATCCTGAAATGGAAACGATTTCGGTTCCATCTTCCTTACCATTTGTTCCTGAAAAATTCCGCCCCATTTCATAA
- a CDS encoding FtsW/RodA/SpoVE family cell cycle protein, which translates to MKDQNAQYRIDYVLLLILLAIGIVSCFAIASAQPSLPPLLQNVNFVLKQIQWYIIGIIAIIAIMIIDFDRYKQIAWYLYGFAMILLIGLEFKIPGAVTIKGATAWYRLPGLGNFQPSEIMKLFLIIVVGRIISNHNEKYPFHSPREDMILLGKIFSASLPPLLLIAKEPDLGNTMVISAMLAAMILVSGIRWRFIIGLVALATTAAATLTYIYFEHTAFFKAHILKEYQLDRFYGWLAPYEYETQGYQLRQALLATGSGELYGKGWANNQVYFPEPHTDFIFTNIAEQFGFLGASFVISLFFLLIYRMIHIALESNDPFGSYLCAGTIGMFTFQVFQNIGMTIGLLPITGITLPLMSYGGSSLLTYMIAIGFILNVRSRTKIFMFD; encoded by the coding sequence GTGAAAGATCAGAATGCTCAATATCGAATCGATTATGTATTATTACTTATTTTATTGGCAATTGGGATTGTAAGTTGTTTTGCCATCGCAAGCGCTCAACCATCTTTACCACCGCTGTTACAAAATGTGAATTTTGTACTAAAACAAATTCAGTGGTATATCATTGGGATTATAGCTATTATCGCGATTATGATTATTGATTTTGATCGTTATAAACAAATTGCTTGGTATCTATATGGCTTCGCAATGATACTCCTGATCGGACTTGAGTTCAAAATTCCTGGTGCTGTTACGATTAAGGGGGCTACTGCTTGGTACAGATTACCTGGCCTTGGAAATTTTCAGCCTTCGGAAATTATGAAGTTATTTCTTATTATTGTGGTTGGACGAATTATTTCAAACCATAATGAAAAATATCCGTTCCACTCACCGCGTGAAGACATGATTTTGCTGGGGAAAATTTTTTCCGCAAGTTTACCACCTCTACTACTTATCGCGAAAGAACCTGACTTAGGCAATACGATGGTTATTTCAGCAATGCTTGCAGCGATGATTTTAGTTTCTGGTATACGCTGGCGCTTTATTATCGGTCTAGTAGCACTCGCTACTACTGCAGCAGCTACTTTAACATATATTTATTTTGAGCATACAGCCTTTTTTAAAGCACATATTTTAAAAGAATACCAATTAGATCGCTTCTATGGTTGGTTAGCTCCTTATGAATATGAAACGCAAGGATATCAATTACGCCAGGCACTGTTAGCTACCGGATCTGGTGAACTTTACGGAAAAGGATGGGCCAATAATCAAGTATATTTTCCAGAGCCGCATACCGATTTTATTTTTACTAATATTGCAGAACAATTTGGATTTTTAGGAGCAAGTTTCGTTATTTCTCTTTTTTTCTTGCTCATCTATCGAATGATACATATCGCATTAGAAAGCAATGATCCATTCGGCAGTTATCTATGTGCGGGAACAATTGGAATGTTTACATTCCAAGTATTCCAAAACATCGGAATGACAATTGGACTACTTCCCATTACTGGGATTACCCTTCCTCTTATGAGTTATGGCGGTAGTTCTTTGCTCACCTATATGATTGCAATTGGATTTATCTTAAATGTACGATCGCGAACAAAAATATTTATGTTTGATTAA
- the fabI gene encoding enoyl-ACP reductase FabI, with the protein MNLLNLQGKNIIVMGVANQRSIAWGIARSLHNAGANLIFTYAGERLEKNVRDLAESLDGQKSLVLPCDITNDEDIARCFATIKEEVGVVHGLAHCIAFANRDDLKGEFVDTSRDGFLLAQNISSFSLTAVAKAVKPLMTEGGSIVTLTYLGGERVVANYNVMGVAKASLDASVRYLANDLGQHNIRVNSVSAGPIRTLSAKGVGDFNSILKQIEERAPLRRNVTQEEVGNTALFLFSDLASGVTGENIHVDSGYHILG; encoded by the coding sequence ATGAATCTTCTCAACTTACAAGGGAAAAATATTATTGTAATGGGTGTTGCAAACCAACGAAGCATTGCGTGGGGCATTGCTCGTTCATTGCATAACGCTGGAGCAAACTTAATCTTTACATACGCTGGTGAGCGTTTAGAGAAAAACGTGCGTGACTTAGCGGAATCATTAGACGGTCAAAAGTCACTTGTTTTACCATGTGATATAACAAATGATGAAGATATCGCACGCTGCTTTGCTACAATTAAAGAAGAAGTTGGTGTCGTGCACGGATTAGCACACTGCATCGCATTTGCGAACCGCGATGATTTAAAAGGAGAATTTGTTGACACATCTCGCGATGGATTCTTACTTGCACAAAATATTAGTTCATTCTCTTTAACAGCAGTTGCCAAAGCTGTGAAACCACTTATGACAGAAGGTGGAAGTATTGTCACATTAACATACCTTGGCGGAGAACGCGTTGTTGCTAACTATAACGTAATGGGGGTTGCAAAAGCTTCATTAGATGCAAGTGTAAGATACTTAGCAAATGACTTAGGTCAACATAATATTCGTGTAAACTCAGTATCAGCAGGCCCAATTCGTACACTATCTGCAAAAGGTGTCGGAGACTTTAACAGCATTTTAAAACAAATTGAAGAGCGCGCGCCACTTCGCCGTAATGTCACACAAGAAGAAGTTGGAAACACAGCGCTATTCTTATTTAGTGACTTAGCAAGCGGTGTAACGGGTGAGAATATTCACGTGGATTCTGGGTATCATATTTTAGGATAA
- a CDS encoding CotO family spore coat protein, translated as MSRRKKERTPYPTLYTTQPDFSEKKWNLQKTFVIKKEDENLRIEKIRREIAEAKRASKEKAMQVSNEKSTARNEENKNADLIVASEELAEAASSLSEQKGSKQKEWPQSVEGKNEAKEYEASKKHIKRKEAEKEDTFHQMEKEREVNMYGDPPQIEEQVRNEREAENIEIEQSEGIDRGQKRERSKSFKDMDNEEKILFLIDRPHYIASIRCQIKTKQDVFTGYVRAYEGGEVLLEVKRAQETFNRLMPRELRIPIDEIISIRMMAF; from the coding sequence GTGAGCAGAAGAAAGAAGGAGCGTACACCGTATCCGACATTATATACAACGCAACCGGATTTTTCGGAGAAAAAATGGAATTTACAAAAAACATTTGTAATAAAGAAAGAAGACGAGAACCTTCGAATAGAAAAGATCAGAAGGGAAATTGCTGAGGCGAAGAGAGCAAGTAAAGAAAAAGCTATGCAGGTATCAAATGAAAAAAGTACAGCTCGAAACGAGGAGAATAAAAATGCAGATTTAATTGTTGCAAGTGAGGAACTAGCGGAAGCAGCTTCAAGCCTTTCTGAACAGAAAGGGAGCAAACAAAAGGAATGGCCTCAATCAGTGGAGGGAAAAAATGAAGCGAAAGAATACGAAGCTTCTAAAAAGCATATAAAACGAAAAGAGGCAGAGAAAGAGGATACATTTCATCAAATGGAGAAAGAGCGAGAGGTAAATATGTATGGCGATCCTCCTCAAATTGAGGAGCAGGTGCGAAATGAAAGAGAGGCAGAAAATATAGAAATAGAACAATCGGAGGGAATAGATAGAGGGCAAAAAAGAGAACGTAGTAAGTCGTTTAAGGATATGGATAATGAAGAAAAAATATTATTCTTAATTGATCGACCTCATTATATTGCTTCTATCCGTTGTCAAATTAAAACAAAACAAGATGTGTTTACGGGATATGTACGCGCATATGAAGGTGGTGAAGTACTGCTGGAAGTAAAGCGCGCACAAGAGACTTTTAATCGTTTAATGCCAAGGGAACTCAGAATTCCAATTGACGAGATTATCTCCATACGGATGATGGCGTTTTAA
- a CDS encoding CotY/CotZ family spore coat protein: MSCNDNQHHFPSNCVIDVVRFIDELQDSISENCPTGCDTPFLGANCNSPFANTRPFVLFDKCGDLFIPASCFSIPTKEVPLSVPLPSPFLRVESVDEDGCAVLRVLIPDVESLGGDDCDLLAGSLLHTIDKSDFTNLAARFLICQYSNGITKPDYQSVLQFGLKASQFCITVDLSCFCAIQCLRDTHVRGC; the protein is encoded by the coding sequence ATGAGCTGTAACGACAACCAACATCATTTTCCATCTAACTGCGTCATTGACGTCGTAAGATTTATTGATGAACTACAAGATTCCATCAGCGAAAATTGTCCAACCGGTTGCGACACACCTTTCCTTGGAGCAAATTGCAACTCACCATTCGCAAATACTCGTCCGTTCGTTCTATTTGATAAATGCGGTGACCTCTTTATTCCAGCAAGCTGCTTCTCTATCCCAACAAAAGAAGTACCATTAAGCGTTCCTCTTCCATCTCCATTTCTACGAGTAGAAAGCGTTGACGAAGATGGATGTGCTGTATTACGCGTGCTAATCCCAGACGTTGAATCTTTAGGTGGAGACGATTGCGATTTATTAGCAGGTAGCTTACTTCACACAATTGATAAAAGCGACTTTACGAATTTAGCTGCACGCTTTTTAATTTGTCAATACTCAAATGGCATCACGAAACCAGATTATCAGTCCGTTCTACAATTCGGTTTAAAAGCATCTCAATTCTGTATTACTGTTGATTTAAGTTGCTTCTGCGCAATCCAATGTCTACGCGACACTCACGTTCGCGGTTGCTAA
- a CDS encoding DUF1360 domain-containing protein, which translates to MIVNTWLLFVIFAFATFRLTRLIVYDKITAFLRAPFIEELEITEPDGSVSTYTKVRGKGLQKWIGELLSCHWCTGIWMSAFLICLYVLFPHVAEIVLCILGIAGLAAFIETMVSRIMGE; encoded by the coding sequence TTGATTGTAAATACTTGGTTACTATTTGTTATATTTGCATTTGCAACTTTTCGGCTCACGCGGCTTATTGTATATGATAAAATTACCGCTTTTTTGCGAGCTCCATTTATTGAAGAGTTAGAAATTACTGAGCCAGATGGATCTGTCTCTACATATACGAAAGTAAGAGGAAAAGGACTACAAAAGTGGATAGGGGAATTATTAAGTTGTCACTGGTGTACTGGAATATGGATGAGCGCATTTTTAATTTGTTTGTATGTTTTGTTTCCGCATGTTGCAGAAATTGTATTATGTATACTAGGGATTGCAGGTCTTGCAGCATTTATTGAAACAATGGTAAGTCGTATAATGGGAGAATAA
- a CDS encoding glycosyltransferase family 2 protein has protein sequence MNALVEDPLVSILIPTYNRPYYLKLALDSALAQTYSNIEIIIGDDSTNAETETLLRQHYLPNYNNIIYIRNQSTLGQFHNDLMLLEYARGNYINFLMDDDLFHPHKIQRMMHYFSQDVKNEIALVTSYRKRINAVGNQIEDALPTFQLFPNDTILDGTALGDVMLQTSLNIIGEPTTVLFRRPFLTEPFGTLSGRQYNCSIDMASWVHLLQKGKAVYIAEALSSLRYHPGQQIHHKLLEGTEDFTHLITTARNYGFLQSTKTYRLSLRCALQWIFSSLRDETIKRIPDSHSRLSHCLQIIQQELNRTRVYE, from the coding sequence ATGAATGCGTTAGTAGAGGATCCGCTTGTATCCATATTAATACCGACTTATAATCGACCTTATTACTTAAAACTTGCATTAGACAGCGCTCTAGCACAAACATATTCCAACATAGAAATTATTATAGGCGATGATAGTACAAATGCAGAAACGGAAACTCTCCTACGTCAACATTACTTACCAAACTATAACAACATTATATATATTCGAAACCAATCTACATTGGGACAATTTCACAATGATCTTATGCTACTAGAATATGCTAGAGGCAACTATATCAATTTTCTAATGGATGACGACCTCTTTCACCCTCATAAAATCCAGCGTATGATGCATTACTTTTCACAAGATGTAAAGAATGAAATTGCTCTAGTAACCTCGTATCGCAAAAGAATCAATGCAGTTGGAAATCAAATTGAAGATGCGCTGCCCACTTTTCAACTTTTTCCTAACGATACGATTTTAGATGGCACTGCATTAGGAGACGTAATGCTACAAACAAGCTTAAATATAATCGGAGAACCGACAACCGTTCTCTTTCGCCGCCCTTTTTTAACAGAACCTTTCGGAACTTTAAGTGGCCGGCAATATAATTGTAGTATCGATATGGCTTCATGGGTTCATTTGTTACAAAAAGGAAAAGCCGTTTATATAGCAGAAGCGTTAAGTTCATTACGCTACCATCCTGGACAACAAATTCACCATAAATTATTGGAAGGAACGGAAGACTTTACGCATCTCATTACAACAGCACGCAACTATGGTTTTCTCCAAAGTACAAAGACATATCGCTTAAGTCTTCGCTGCGCCCTACAATGGATATTTAGTTCATTGCGAGATGAAACAATAAAACGTATCCCGGATTCTCATTCCAGGCTCTCTCATTGTCTTCAAATCATTCAGCAAGAATTAAATCGTACCCGTGTCTACGAGTAA
- a CDS encoding class I SAM-dependent methyltransferase → MGQNNDFSQKELLPPPELIHYVGGDFQKVGEEFLKYFIEIGNLQRHESILDVGCGVGRMAVPLTKYINDKALYHGFDIFQDGISWCQSHISPTYKNFHFQHANIYHQFYNPNGTIKASEFQFPYEDDTFDFIYLTSVFTHLLEKELEHYVSEISRVIKQDGRCLLTLFLLNPDSSYYLTSRLSTLPFYHKMDNCYIVNKDIPEFAVAYPEEWMLNLLSQYNFEVTKPIYYGSWCGRTTFTSYQDILVIRKK, encoded by the coding sequence ATGGGACAAAATAACGATTTTTCACAGAAGGAACTTCTTCCTCCTCCCGAACTCATCCATTATGTTGGTGGGGATTTCCAAAAAGTCGGAGAAGAATTTTTGAAATACTTTATTGAAATCGGAAATTTACAGCGCCATGAATCTATATTAGATGTGGGTTGTGGTGTTGGACGTATGGCAGTACCCCTAACAAAATATATAAATGACAAAGCTCTTTATCATGGATTTGATATTTTTCAAGACGGTATTTCATGGTGTCAATCTCACATTTCTCCTACATATAAAAACTTTCATTTCCAGCACGCAAATATATATCACCAATTCTATAATCCAAATGGAACTATAAAAGCAAGTGAATTTCAATTTCCATACGAAGATGATACATTTGATTTTATCTATTTAACTTCGGTCTTTACACATTTACTTGAAAAAGAACTAGAACATTATGTATCTGAAATTTCGCGTGTTATAAAACAAGATGGGCGTTGTTTGCTGACACTCTTCTTATTGAACCCTGATTCTTCCTATTACTTGACTTCTCGTCTTAGCACTCTCCCCTTTTATCATAAAATGGATAACTGCTATATTGTAAATAAAGATATTCCAGAATTTGCTGTTGCCTATCCAGAAGAATGGATGCTCAACCTCTTGTCTCAATATAATTTTGAAGTTACAAAGCCTATCTATTATGGATCATGGTGCGGGAGAACAACATTCACCAGCTATCAAGATATTCTTGTCATACGGAAAAAATAA
- a CDS encoding TylF/MycF family methyltransferase, whose amino-acid sequence MQNEAAVQLYLELLKKTILFEIWLEYEPYLPASLHITEELPYEPVTVPLPLFIKQYVEAHQLKIVKPVISKEERQDGNDWPRAAHSMIGRTRMNQLQNAMETVIRENIEGDFIETGVWRGGSCIFMRGFLKAHGITNRTVWVADSFQGLPAPNVQAYPQDYHDYLHTFDYLRVSLEQVQENFKKYDLLDDQVKFLKGWFKDTLPAAPIEKIAIARLDGDMYESTMDSLINLYDKVSTGGFIIIDDYGLPPCAEAVADFQKQRKIKFALTEIDQFGAYWRKE is encoded by the coding sequence ATGCAAAATGAAGCAGCCGTTCAGCTATATCTTGAATTACTAAAGAAAACAATTTTATTTGAAATTTGGTTAGAATACGAGCCATACTTACCAGCATCCTTACACATTACAGAAGAACTTCCTTATGAACCCGTTACTGTCCCATTGCCTCTATTTATTAAACAATATGTAGAAGCTCATCAACTAAAAATTGTAAAGCCTGTCATTTCAAAAGAGGAAAGACAAGATGGTAACGATTGGCCACGAGCAGCTCATAGTATGATTGGGCGCACACGAATGAACCAATTACAAAACGCAATGGAAACCGTTATACGTGAAAATATTGAGGGAGACTTTATTGAAACAGGTGTATGGCGAGGAGGATCTTGTATTTTCATGCGAGGGTTTTTAAAGGCACATGGAATTACAAATCGTACTGTATGGGTCGCTGACTCCTTTCAAGGACTCCCTGCCCCAAATGTTCAAGCATACCCACAAGATTATCATGATTATTTACATACATTCGATTACTTACGCGTTTCACTCGAACAAGTACAAGAAAATTTCAAAAAATATGATTTATTAGATGATCAGGTCAAATTTTTAAAAGGTTGGTTTAAAGATACGTTACCAGCAGCTCCTATTGAAAAAATTGCAATCGCTCGCCTCGATGGCGATATGTACGAATCCACAATGGATAGTTTAATCAATTTATACGATAAAGTTTCAACTGGTGGATTTATTATTATTGATGATTATGGTCTACCACCTTGCGCAGAAGCTGTAGCAGATTTTCAAAAGCAGCGAAAAATCAAATTTGCTCTCACAGAAATTGATCAATTTGGCGCTTATTGGCGGAAAGAATAA
- a CDS encoding BclA C-terminal domain-containing protein, whose product MSKENYSNDEEFLTASALDPDTIGPTLPPIPPFTLPSGPTGPTGVTGPTGPTGETGITGPTGPTGETGITGPTGPTGETGITGPTGPTGETGITGPTGPTGETGITGPTGPTGETGITGPTGPTGETGITGPTGPTGETGITGPTGPTGETGITGPTGPTGPTGETGITGPTGPTGETGITGPTGPTGPTGPTGETGITGPTGPTSSGLPAGLYAFNSSTISIGLGVNEPIPFNTVGAQFGTAISQLDADTFIINETGFYKITVIAYTALVSLLGGLTIQVNGVPIPGSGTTLISLGAPIVLQAITQITTTPSLVEAVVTGLGLSLALGTSATIIIEKIA is encoded by the coding sequence ATGTCAAAAGAAAATTATTCAAACGATGAAGAATTTTTAACAGCTAGTGCACTAGACCCTGACACTATCGGCCCTACATTACCGCCTATTCCACCATTTACTCTTCCATCAGGACCGACTGGGCCAACTGGTGTTACTGGGCCGACTGGACCTACAGGAGAAACTGGTATTACTGGACCAACTGGACCTACAGGAGAAACTGGTATTACTGGACCAACTGGACCTACAGGAGAAACTGGTATTACTGGACCAACTGGACCTACAGGAGAAACTGGTATTACTGGACCAACTGGACCTACAGGAGAAACTGGTATTACTGGGCCAACTGGACCTACAGGAGAAACTGGTATTACTGGACCAACTGGACCTACAGGAGAGACTGGTATTACTGGACCAACTGGACCTACAGGAGAGACTGGTATTACTGGGCCAACTGGACCTACAGGAGAAACTGGTATTACTGGGCCAACTGGGCCGACTGGACCTACAGGAGAGACTGGTATTACTGGGCCAACTGGACCTACAGGAGAGACTGGTATTACTGGGCCGACTGGGCCAACTGGGCCGACTGGACCTACAGGAGAGACTGGTATTACTGGACCAACTGGACCGACTAGTTCAGGTCTTCCAGCAGGTTTATATGCCTTTAACTCTTCCACAATTAGTATAGGTCTTGGAGTAAATGAGCCAATACCATTTAATACAGTCGGAGCACAATTTGGTACAGCTATTTCTCAACTAGATGCCGATACCTTTATCATTAATGAAACTGGATTTTATAAAATTACTGTTATTGCCTACACCGCACTTGTAAGTCTATTAGGCGGCCTCACAATTCAAGTAAACGGCGTGCCTATTCCAGGATCTGGAACCACTTTAATTTCACTGGGCGCACCTATTGTACTCCAAGCTATTACGCAAATTACAACTACTCCTTCTTTAGTTGAAGCCGTTGTTACCGGTCTAGGTCTATCTCTCGCTCTTGGAACAAGCGCTACAATTATTATTGAAAAAATCGCTTAA
- a CDS encoding glycosyltransferase, whose translation MIVRDEEQTIGRCLDSIQSLVDEIIVVDTGSIDRTQEIVREYTPHIYEFPWVDDFSAARNFSFSKATQDYILWLDADDVLLEDAQELLRKLKWELDDKVDAVSMPYHLVMDSNGKPLYCTRRYRLVKRECGFEWFGKVHEYLAVHGELFQSEVAITHKKEKKPTNRNLKIFQNIVANGEELTARDIFYYANECADHQRYEDAVSLYEVFLEKEEGWDEEKIYACGKLGDCYLHLGKWKEAILACTRSFQYSIPRGENCTRVGDIYMKQEKYEEAIFWYKLATEVPAPQASPFYSPASYTWLPYLQMCICYSRLGDQEKALYYNELAATYVPNNAAIEYNRTYFRKVFRQEYEG comes from the coding sequence ATGATTGTGCGAGATGAAGAACAAACAATTGGAAGATGTTTAGATTCTATTCAATCTCTTGTTGATGAAATAATTGTTGTGGATACAGGATCTATTGATCGGACGCAAGAAATTGTTCGGGAATACACACCTCATATATACGAATTTCCTTGGGTGGATGATTTTTCAGCGGCTCGTAATTTTTCTTTTTCAAAAGCGACACAAGATTATATATTGTGGCTCGATGCAGATGATGTCTTATTAGAAGACGCGCAAGAATTGCTAAGAAAATTAAAATGGGAGTTAGATGATAAAGTAGATGCCGTTTCTATGCCATATCACCTCGTAATGGATTCGAATGGAAAACCTTTATATTGTACGAGAAGATATCGGCTCGTTAAGCGAGAGTGTGGATTTGAATGGTTTGGAAAAGTGCATGAATATTTAGCGGTACATGGTGAACTTTTTCAAAGTGAAGTTGCCATTACACATAAAAAGGAGAAAAAGCCAACAAATCGTAATTTGAAGATTTTCCAAAATATCGTAGCAAATGGAGAAGAATTAACTGCTAGAGATATTTTTTATTATGCCAATGAATGTGCAGATCACCAGCGCTATGAAGATGCTGTTTCATTATATGAAGTATTTCTAGAGAAGGAAGAAGGATGGGATGAAGAAAAAATTTACGCGTGTGGGAAGCTGGGGGATTGTTATTTACATTTAGGAAAATGGAAAGAAGCTATATTAGCTTGTACAAGGTCGTTTCAATATTCTATTCCGAGAGGTGAGAATTGTACAAGAGTAGGGGATATATATATGAAACAAGAGAAATATGAAGAGGCTATATTTTGGTATAAGTTAGCAACAGAAGTGCCTGCTCCCCAAGCGAGTCCGTTTTATAGTCCAGCTAGCTATACATGGCTTCCTTATTTGCAAATGTGTATTTGTTATAGTCGTCTAGGGGATCAGGAAAAAGCTCTTTATTATAATGAATTGGCAGCAACTTACGTCCCCAATAATGCAGCTATTGAATATAACAGAACTTACTTTAGAAAGGTATTTAGGCAGGAATATGAGGGATAA
- a CDS encoding class I SAM-dependent methyltransferase, with product MNKEESPLYNEKPDFYYTGANPHLLKHIKSEWKEVLDIGCSEGGLGAVIKEKGARVSGIEAFSNAFEKAKQKLDHVLHGDIETMELPYEHEQFDCIIFGDVLEHLFDPWAVIEKVKPYVKKGGVILASIPNVAHISVIQSLLAGNWTYTEFGLMDKTHIRFFTFNEMLRLFLKAGFSIQEVDRVYVPYDQDVPLIEDLQNICNKYRLGSGFLAESVVYQYVILAEKQE from the coding sequence ATGAATAAAGAAGAGTCTCCCTTATATAATGAAAAACCAGATTTTTATTATACAGGAGCAAATCCACATTTACTAAAACATATAAAAAGCGAATGGAAAGAAGTATTAGATATCGGATGTTCTGAAGGTGGATTGGGAGCTGTCATAAAAGAAAAGGGAGCACGTGTGTCAGGGATTGAAGCATTTTCTAATGCGTTTGAAAAAGCAAAGCAGAAATTGGATCATGTTTTGCACGGTGATATTGAAACGATGGAATTGCCATATGAGCATGAACAATTTGATTGTATTATTTTTGGGGATGTGTTAGAACATTTATTTGATCCTTGGGCAGTGATTGAAAAAGTAAAACCATATGTAAAAAAAGGTGGAGTCATTTTAGCGAGTATTCCAAATGTAGCTCATATTTCAGTTATCCAATCATTATTAGCCGGGAATTGGACTTATACAGAATTTGGACTTATGGACAAAACGCATATTCGCTTTTTTACTTTTAATGAAATGCTAAGGTTATTTTTGAAGGCTGGTTTTTCTATACAAGAAGTTGATCGTGTATATGTGCCGTACGATCAAGATGTGCCGCTCATTGAGGATTTGCAGAACATATGCAATAAATATCGATTAGGGAGCGGTTTTTTAGCAGAATCAGTTGTTTATCAGTATGTAATCTTGGCGGAGAAACAAGAATGA
- a CDS encoding glycosyltransferase family protein: MNQAEKTILFVTCVNDQQMYAKCVKHIMNLEVPDSYRIEFLPIRNAKSMTSGYNTAISHPAKYKVYLHQDVFIINRAFLYGMIELFTKHENLGMIGMVGAQYVPQNGLWNIGKGVVGKVIGYMNDIFYMATLEKPFHESKTFMPVEAIDGLLMATQYDIPWREDLFDGFHFYDVSQSFEFRKAGYTVGVPVQRDAWCIHYHIDLNLDHYEKYRKIFVEHYMEEKS; encoded by the coding sequence ATGAATCAGGCGGAGAAAACCATTTTATTTGTTACATGTGTTAACGATCAACAAATGTATGCAAAATGTGTTAAGCATATTATGAATTTAGAAGTGCCAGATTCATACCGCATTGAGTTTCTACCGATTCGAAATGCCAAGAGTATGACAAGCGGATATAATACAGCGATTTCTCATCCGGCAAAATATAAAGTGTATTTACATCAAGATGTGTTTATTATTAATCGAGCATTTTTATATGGAATGATTGAATTATTCACAAAACATGAGAATCTCGGGATGATTGGGATGGTTGGTGCGCAATATGTACCGCAAAATGGCTTATGGAATATTGGAAAAGGGGTTGTGGGGAAGGTAATCGGTTATATGAATGATATTTTCTATATGGCAACATTAGAGAAACCATTTCATGAATCAAAAACATTTATGCCTGTAGAAGCAATTGACGGATTATTAATGGCGACGCAGTATGATATTCCATGGCGGGAGGATTTGTTTGATGGTTTTCATTTTTATGACGTATCGCAATCATTTGAGTTTCGAAAAGCAGGATATACAGTAGGAGTTCCTGTGCAGCGTGATGCATGGTGCATTCACTATCATATTGATTTAAATTTGGATCATTATGAGAAGTACCGCAAAATTTTTGTAGAACATTATATGGAGGAAAAATCGTAA